From a single Fusobacterium pseudoperiodonticum genomic region:
- a CDS encoding AMP-binding protein, producing MQIVTDKNKVALYFKDNAVSYKEFILNTKKIKQYANIKEFTNNMIYMENRPELLYSFFSIWDSRATCVCIDASSTAEELSYYIDNSEVEKIFTSRGQLEKVEEALTILNKKIELVIVDDVEFNKIKIDENIESNLVINSPEKEDTALILYTSGTTGKPKGVMLTFDNILANVDSLDVYKMYEETDVTIALLPLHHILPLLGTGVMPLLYSATIVFLDDMSSVALIDAMKKYKVTMLIGVPKLWEVIHKKIMDTINSKGITRFIFKLAKKINSLSFSKKIFKKVSEGFGGHIKFFVSGGSKLNPQITEDFLTLGIKICEGYGMTETSPIIAYTPKDDIMPNSAGRVIKDVEVKIADDNEILVKGRNVMKGYYKNPEATAEIIDKDGWLHTGDLGTLKDGYLYVTGRKKEMIVLSNGKNINPIDIEAKLMSMTNLIAEVVVTEYNSILTAVIHPDFNKVKEEKVDNIYEVLKWSVVDKYNQKSSDYKKILDVKIVNEDFPKTKIGKIKRFMIADMLEGKIEKKERKPEPDFEEYNKIKKYLVTAKEKEVYFDSHIEIDLGMDSLDMVEFQHFLDLNFGVKEENLISKHPSLLELANYVKENRNQEKIGNLNWKEIINKDTDAKLPSSSFLAIILKFISCILFNTFFRVKVKGKEKIEMDKPTIYVANHQSFLDGFLFNYAVPSKLVKKTYFLATVAHFKSSMMKSFANSANVVLVDINKDIAEVMQILAKVLKENKNVAIYPEGLRTRDGKMNKFKKSFAILAKELNVDVQPYVISGAYELFPTGKKFPKPGKISVEFLDKIKVEDLNYDEIVSKSYKAIEEKLAK from the coding sequence ATGCAAATTGTAACTGACAAAAATAAAGTAGCACTTTATTTTAAAGATAATGCTGTTAGCTATAAAGAATTTATTTTAAATACAAAAAAAATAAAACAATATGCAAATATAAAAGAATTTACAAATAATATGATTTATATGGAAAATAGGCCAGAATTATTATATAGTTTCTTTTCTATATGGGACAGCAGAGCAACTTGCGTCTGTATAGATGCTTCAAGTACAGCAGAAGAATTATCATATTATATAGATAATTCAGAAGTTGAAAAAATATTCACTTCAAGAGGACAACTTGAAAAAGTAGAGGAAGCTTTAACTATCTTAAATAAAAAAATTGAACTTGTCATAGTAGATGATGTTGAATTCAATAAAATTAAAATTGATGAGAATATAGAGTCTAACTTAGTGATAAATTCACCTGAAAAAGAAGACACAGCATTAATTTTATATACTTCAGGAACAACAGGAAAACCTAAGGGGGTTATGTTAACATTTGATAATATTCTAGCAAATGTGGATTCGCTTGATGTATATAAGATGTATGAAGAAACAGATGTGACTATTGCACTATTACCTTTACATCATATTTTACCACTTTTAGGAACTGGTGTAATGCCACTTCTATATTCAGCTACTATAGTATTTCTTGATGATATGTCTTCTGTTGCATTAATAGATGCGATGAAAAAATATAAGGTGACTATGCTAATAGGAGTACCTAAGCTTTGGGAAGTAATACATAAAAAGATAATGGATACTATAAACTCAAAAGGAATAACAAGATTTATTTTCAAGCTTGCTAAGAAAATAAACTCTTTAAGTTTCAGTAAGAAAATATTTAAAAAAGTAAGTGAAGGTTTTGGAGGGCATATTAAATTCTTCGTTTCAGGAGGATCTAAGTTAAATCCACAGATAACAGAAGACTTCCTTACTCTTGGAATAAAAATCTGTGAAGGTTATGGAATGACAGAAACATCTCCAATAATAGCCTATACTCCTAAAGATGATATAATGCCAAATTCGGCTGGAAGAGTCATAAAAGATGTAGAAGTTAAGATAGCTGATGACAATGAAATACTTGTTAAAGGTAGAAATGTAATGAAGGGATATTATAAAAATCCTGAAGCAACAGCTGAAATAATAGATAAAGATGGTTGGTTACATACTGGAGATTTAGGAACTTTAAAAGATGGTTATCTATATGTAACAGGTAGAAAGAAAGAAATGATAGTTTTATCAAATGGTAAAAATATAAATCCTATTGATATAGAAGCAAAATTAATGTCTATGACTAACCTTATTGCTGAAGTTGTTGTAACTGAATATAATTCTATTTTAACCGCAGTTATACATCCTGATTTTAATAAAGTTAAGGAAGAAAAAGTTGATAACATTTATGAAGTATTAAAATGGTCAGTTGTTGATAAATATAATCAAAAAAGTTCTGACTATAAAAAGATATTAGATGTAAAGATAGTAAACGAAGATTTTCCAAAGACAAAGATTGGAAAAATTAAAAGATTTATGATAGCTGATATGCTAGAAGGAAAAATCGAAAAGAAAGAAAGAAAACCTGAACCTGATTTTGAAGAATATAATAAAATTAAAAAATATTTAGTTACTGCTAAAGAAAAAGAAGTATATTTTGATTCTCATATTGAAATAGACTTAGGTATGGATTCTTTAGATATGGTTGAATTTCAACATTTCTTAGATTTAAACTTTGGAGTAAAAGAAGAAAATCTAATTTCTAAACATCCATCATTATTAGAACTTGCTAATTATGTAAAGGAAAATAGAAATCAAGAAAAAATTGGAAATTTAAACTGGAAAGAGATCATTAATAAAGATACTGATGCGAAATTACCAAGTTCTAGTTTCTTAGCTATAATTTTAAAATTCATATCATGTATTCTTTTCAATACTTTCTTTAGAGTCAAGGTTAAAGGAAAAGAAAAAATTGAAATGGATAAGCCAACTATTTATGTTGCTAACCACCAAAGTTTCTTAGATGGTTTCTTATTCAATTATGCTGTTCCTTCAAAATTAGTAAAGAAAACATATTTCCTTGCAACAGTAGCACATTTCAAAAGTTCTATGATGAAGTCTTTTGCAAATTCAGCTAATGTTGTTTTAGTTGATATAAATAAAGATATTGCAGAAGTTATGCAAATACTTGCAAAAGTTTTAAAAGAAAATAAAAATGTAGCTATCTATCCTGAAGGTTTAAGAACTAGAGATGGAAAAATGAATAAATTTAAAAAGTCTTTTGCAATATTAGCTAAAGAGTTAAATGTTGATGTACAACCTTATGTTATAAGTGGAGCTTATGAATTATTCCCTACAGGAAAGAAATTCCCTAAACCAGGAAAAATATCTGTTGAATTTTTAGATAAAATTAAAGTTGAAGACTTGAATTATGATGAAATTGTAAGCAAATCATATAAGGCTATAGAAGAAAAATTAGCAAAATAG
- a CDS encoding M42 family metallopeptidase, which translates to MNIDLKYTLKKTVELLAIPSPVGYTHNAIEWVRKELESLGVKKYNITKKGALIAYVKGKDSNYKKMISAHVDTLGAVVKKVKKNGRLEITNVGGFAWGSVEGEHVTIHTLSEKTYTGTILPIKASVHVYGDVAREMPRTEETMEIRIDEDVKTDQDVFKLGILQGDFVSLDPRTRVLENGYIKSRYLDDKLCVAQILTYLKYLKDNKLKPRTDLYIYFSNFEEIGHGVSVFPEDLDEFIAVDIGLVAGEDAHGDEKKVNIIAKDSRSPYDYTLRKKLQEAADKNKIQYTIGVHNRYGSDATTAILQGFDFKYACIGPNVDATHHYERCHNDGIVETIKLLIAYL; encoded by the coding sequence ATGAATATAGATTTAAAATATACATTAAAGAAAACAGTTGAACTTTTAGCAATACCAAGTCCAGTAGGATACACTCATAATGCTATTGAATGGGTAAGAAAAGAATTAGAAAGCTTAGGAGTAAAAAAATATAACATAACAAAAAAGGGAGCATTAATAGCTTATGTTAAAGGGAAAGATTCTAACTATAAAAAAATGATTTCTGCCCATGTTGATACTTTAGGAGCAGTAGTAAAAAAAGTTAAAAAGAATGGAAGACTTGAAATTACTAATGTTGGAGGTTTCGCTTGGGGCTCTGTTGAAGGAGAACATGTAACAATACATACTCTTTCTGAAAAAACATATACAGGAACTATACTTCCAATCAAAGCTTCTGTCCATGTTTATGGAGATGTTGCTAGAGAAATGCCAAGAACAGAAGAAACAATGGAGATAAGAATAGATGAAGATGTAAAAACAGATCAAGATGTTTTTAAATTAGGAATATTACAAGGAGATTTTGTTTCTCTTGATCCACGTACAAGAGTTTTAGAAAATGGATATATAAAATCAAGATACTTGGACGATAAACTTTGTGTAGCACAAATTTTAACTTATTTAAAGTATTTAAAAGATAATAAATTAAAACCAAGAACTGATTTATATATTTACTTTTCTAATTTTGAGGAAATTGGACATGGAGTTTCAGTTTTTCCTGAAGATTTAGATGAATTTATAGCAGTTGATATTGGACTTGTTGCTGGTGAGGATGCTCATGGTGATGAAAAGAAAGTTAATATTATAGCAAAAGATAGTAGAAGCCCTTATGATTATACTTTAAGAAAAAAGCTTCAGGAAGCAGCTGATAAAAATAAAATACAATATACAATAGGAGTACATAATAGATATGGTTCAGATGCAACAACAGCAATATTACAAGGATTTGACTTTAAATATGCTTGTATAGGACCAAATGTAGATGCAACTCACCATTATGAAAGATGTCATAATGATGGAATTGTTGAAACTATAAAATTATTAATTGCTTACTTATAA
- a CDS encoding ABC transporter substrate-binding protein, which translates to MKKFIYVLMLFSLFLIGCGESKNESPNGNTIVIGQGAKPKSLDPHMYNSIPDLLVSRQFYNTLFSREKDGTIKPELAESYEYKNDKELDIVLKKGVKFHDGSELTADDVLFSFERMKEKPGASVMVEEIDRVEKVNDYEIKILLKNPSSAMLYNLAHPITSIVNKKYVEAGNDLSIAPMGTGAFKLIAYNDGEKIELEAFKDYFEGAPKVEKITFRSIPEDTSMLAALETGEVDIATGMPPVSTQTIEANDKLELISEPTTATEYICLNVEKAPFNNKDFRVALNYAIDKKSIIDSIFSGRGKVAKSIVNPNVFGYYDGLEEYPYDVEKAKELIEKSGLKDAKFSLYVNDSPVRLQVAQIIQANLKDVGIEMTIETLEWGTYLQKTGEGDFTAYLGGWISGTSDADIVLYPLLDSKSIGFPGNRARYSNPEFDKEVEAARVALSPEERKEHFKNAQIIAQNDSPLVVLYNKNENIGINKRVKGFEYDPTTMHKFKNLEIK; encoded by the coding sequence ATGAAGAAGTTTATTTATGTTTTAATGTTGTTTTCGTTATTTTTAATTGGGTGTGGAGAAAGTAAAAATGAAAGCCCTAATGGTAACACGATTGTTATAGGTCAAGGAGCAAAACCTAAATCACTTGATCCTCATATGTACAACTCTATTCCTGATTTGCTTGTTTCTCGTCAATTCTATAATACATTATTTTCAAGAGAAAAAGATGGAACTATAAAACCTGAATTGGCCGAAAGTTATGAGTATAAAAATGACAAAGAATTAGACATTGTTTTAAAAAAGGGTGTAAAATTCCATGATGGAAGTGAATTAACAGCAGATGACGTATTATTTAGTTTTGAAAGAATGAAAGAAAAACCTGGAGCATCAGTAATGGTAGAAGAAATTGATAGGGTTGAAAAAGTTAATGACTACGAAATAAAAATCTTATTAAAAAATCCTTCTTCAGCTATGTTGTATAACTTAGCTCACCCAATAACTTCTATAGTAAATAAAAAATATGTAGAAGCAGGAAATGATTTATCAATTGCTCCAATGGGAACAGGTGCATTTAAGTTAATAGCTTATAATGATGGAGAAAAGATTGAATTAGAAGCTTTTAAAGATTATTTTGAAGGAGCACCAAAAGTTGAAAAGATAACTTTTAGATCTATTCCAGAAGATACAAGTATGCTTGCTGCTTTAGAAACAGGAGAAGTTGATATTGCTACTGGTATGCCTCCTGTTTCAACTCAAACAATAGAAGCAAATGATAAATTAGAATTAATATCTGAACCAACTACTGCAACAGAATATATTTGTTTAAATGTAGAAAAAGCTCCATTTAATAATAAAGATTTTAGAGTAGCTTTAAATTATGCTATAGATAAGAAAAGTATAATTGACTCTATTTTCTCTGGAAGAGGAAAAGTTGCAAAATCAATAGTAAATCCAAATGTTTTTGGTTATTATGATGGTTTAGAAGAATATCCTTATGATGTAGAAAAAGCTAAAGAATTAATTGAAAAATCAGGTTTAAAAGATGCAAAATTTTCTCTTTATGTAAATGATAGCCCAGTAAGATTACAAGTGGCACAAATAATTCAAGCTAATTTAAAAGATGTTGGAATTGAAATGACTATTGAAACTCTTGAATGGGGAACATATCTTCAAAAAACAGGAGAAGGGGATTTTACAGCTTATTTAGGAGGATGGATTTCAGGAACTTCTGATGCTGATATAGTTCTATATCCTTTATTAGATAGTAAATCAATAGGTTTCCCTGGAAACAGAGCTCGTTACTCTAATCCAGAATTTGATAAGGAAGTTGAAGCAGCAAGAGTAGCTTTAAGTCCTGAAGAAAGAAAAGAACACTTTAAAAATGCTCAAATAATAGCTCAAAATGATTCTCCACTTGTTGTTTTATACAATAAAAATGAAAACATAGGAATAAATAAGAGAGTGAAAGGATTTGAATATGATCCAACTACTATGCATAAATTTAAAAATTTAGAAATTAAATAA
- a CDS encoding S-ribosylhomocysteine lyase — protein MERIASFQVDHKKLNRGIYVSRLDEINGNYLTTFDIRMKLPNREPVINIAELHTIEHLGATFLRNHPTRKDDIIYFGPMGCRTGLYLILKGKLESKEVVELIKELFEFISKFEGDIPGASAIECGNYLDQNLPMARYEAEKFLKETLNNLKEENLVYPE, from the coding sequence ATGGAAAGAATTGCCAGCTTTCAAGTCGACCATAAAAAATTGAATAGAGGAATTTATGTGTCAAGACTTGATGAAATAAATGGAAACTATCTAACAACTTTTGATATTAGAATGAAGTTACCTAATAGAGAACCTGTAATAAATATAGCAGAATTACATACAATAGAACATTTAGGAGCTACATTTTTAAGAAATCATCCTACAAGAAAAGATGATATTATCTATTTTGGACCTATGGGATGTAGAACAGGCCTTTATCTTATTTTGAAAGGTAAATTAGAATCAAAAGAAGTAGTTGAACTTATAAAAGAACTTTTTGAATTTATCAGTAAATTTGAAGGAGATATTCCAGGTGCTTCTGCAATAGAATGTGGAAATTACTTGGATCAAAATCTGCCTATGGCAAGATATGAAGCAGAAAAATTTTTAAAAGAAACATTAAACAACCTTAAGGAAGAAAATTTAGTTTATCCAGAATAA
- a CDS encoding uracil-xanthine permease family protein: protein MEKLSLQTKLVLGIQHVLAMFGATVLVPFLTGLNPSIALICAGVGTLIFHSVTKGIVPVFLGSSFAFIGATALVFKEQGIAILKGGIISAGLVYVIMSFIVLKFGVERIKSFFPPVVVGPIIMVIGLRLSPVALNMAGYSNNTFDKDSLIIALVVVVTMISISILKKSFFRLVPILISVVIGYVVAYFMGDVDLSKVHEASWLGLPTGAFETITTLPKFTFTGVIALAPIALVVFIEHIGDITTNGAVVGKDFFKDPGVHRTLLGDGLATMAAGFLGGPANTTYGENTGVLAVTKVYDPAILRIAACFAIVLGLIGKFGVILQTIPQPVMGGVSIILFGMIAAVGVRTIVEAQLDFTHSRNLIIAALIFVLGIAIGDITIWGTISVSGLALAALVGIVLNKILPEDK from the coding sequence ATGGAAAAACTTAGTTTACAAACAAAACTTGTATTGGGAATACAACACGTTCTTGCGATGTTTGGAGCGACTGTATTGGTACCTTTTTTAACAGGACTTAATCCATCAATAGCACTTATTTGTGCTGGTGTGGGAACTTTAATATTTCACAGCGTTACAAAAGGAATAGTGCCTGTATTTCTAGGTTCATCTTTTGCATTTATAGGAGCAACTGCTTTAGTTTTTAAAGAACAAGGAATTGCAATATTAAAAGGTGGTATTATATCTGCAGGACTTGTATATGTTATTATGTCTTTCATTGTTTTAAAATTTGGAGTTGAAAGAATAAAATCATTTTTTCCACCAGTAGTTGTAGGACCAATAATAATGGTTATAGGGCTAAGACTTAGTCCAGTGGCATTAAACATGGCAGGATATAGTAATAATACATTTGATAAAGATAGTTTAATTATTGCATTAGTAGTAGTTGTTACTATGATATCTATTAGTATCTTAAAAAAATCATTCTTTAGATTAGTTCCAATTCTAATTTCAGTTGTCATAGGATATGTTGTTGCATATTTTATGGGAGATGTAGATTTATCAAAAGTTCATGAAGCAAGTTGGTTAGGTTTACCAACAGGTGCTTTTGAAACTATTACTACATTACCTAAATTTACTTTTACAGGTGTTATTGCACTTGCACCAATAGCTTTAGTTGTATTTATAGAACATATTGGAGATATAACAACTAACGGAGCAGTTGTTGGAAAAGATTTCTTCAAAGATCCAGGAGTACATAGAACATTACTAGGTGATGGACTTGCAACAATGGCTGCTGGATTTTTAGGAGGACCTGCTAATACAACTTATGGAGAAAATACAGGAGTTCTTGCAGTAACAAAAGTATATGATCCAGCAATTTTAAGAATAGCAGCTTGCTTTGCAATAGTTTTAGGACTTATAGGAAAATTTGGAGTAATACTACAAACAATACCTCAACCAGTAATGGGAGGAGTTTCTATCATATTATTTGGTATGATAGCAGCTGTTGGAGTAAGAACAATAGTTGAAGCACAACTTGATTTTACACACTCAAGAAACTTAATCATAGCAGCCTTAATATTTGTATTAGGAATAGCTATTGGAGATATAACTATTTGGGGAACGATTTCTGTTTCAGGTTTAGCATTAGCTGCACTTGTAGGAATAGTTTTAAATAAAATTTTACCAGAAGACAAATAA
- a CDS encoding thioesterase family protein — MLEVGMKYEIDRVVTENDTAAKAASGSVEVLATPVMIAWMEEASLRLAQKELEEGFTTVGTEVNIKHLKGTLVGKTVKVLSTLKEIDRKRLVFDVEVIEDGIAVGTGSHTRFIIDTAKFYEKLKNTK; from the coding sequence ATGTTGGAAGTTGGAATGAAATATGAAATTGATAGAGTTGTAACAGAAAATGATACTGCTGCTAAAGCTGCTTCAGGTTCTGTTGAGGTGTTAGCAACTCCTGTTATGATAGCTTGGATGGAAGAAGCTTCTTTAAGATTAGCTCAAAAGGAATTAGAAGAAGGTTTTACAACAGTTGGAACAGAAGTAAATATTAAGCACTTAAAGGGAACCTTAGTTGGTAAAACTGTTAAAGTTCTATCTACTTTAAAAGAAATAGATAGAAAAAGATTAGTATTTGATGTAGAAGTAATTGAAGATGGGATTGCAGTAGGAACTGGATCACATACAAGATTTATTATAGATACAGCAAAATTTTATGAAAAATTAAAAAATACAAAATAA
- a CDS encoding thiamine diphosphokinase produces the protein MKIAYLFFNGQLRGSKKFYSNLIEKQEGDIYCADGGANIAYQLNLIPKEIYGDLDSIKDEIKDFYTKKNVKFIKFNVEKDYTDSELVLNEIEKKYDKIYAIAALGGSIDHELTNINLLNRYSNLIFVSQKEKMFKIEKSYDFSNMKNKKVSFIIFSDKVKNLTLKGFKYEVENLDLIKGETRCVSNIIEKNEARVTLKSGALLCVIK, from the coding sequence ATGAAAATTGCTTATCTATTTTTCAATGGTCAATTAAGAGGAAGTAAAAAGTTTTATTCTAATTTAATTGAAAAACAAGAAGGAGATATTTACTGTGCCGATGGTGGAGCAAATATTGCCTATCAATTAAATTTAATACCAAAAGAAATATATGGAGATCTAGATTCTATTAAAGATGAGATAAAAGATTTTTATACTAAGAAAAATGTTAAATTTATTAAATTTAATGTTGAAAAGGATTATACAGATAGTGAGCTTGTATTAAATGAAATTGAAAAAAAATATGATAAGATTTATGCAATAGCTGCTTTGGGTGGAAGTATTGATCATGAACTTACAAATATAAATTTGTTAAATAGATATTCTAATTTGATTTTTGTTAGCCAAAAAGAAAAAATGTTTAAAATAGAAAAATCTTATGATTTCTCTAATATGAAAAATAAAAAAGTTTCTTTCATTATATTTTCTGATAAAGTTAAAAATTTAACTTTAAAAGGTTTTAAATATGAGGTTGAAAATTTAGATTTAATAAAAGGCGAAACAAGATGTGTAAGTAATATCATTGAAAAGAATGAAGCTAGGGTAACATTAAAAAGTGGAGCTCTTCTTTGTGTAATTAAATGA
- a CDS encoding endonuclease/exonuclease/phosphatase family protein: MIFTMFSTMSSADEAYIASFNILRLGASEKDMVQTAKLLQGFDLVGLVEVITKEGIEELVDELNRQSPNTWDYHISPYGVGSSKYKEYFGYVYKKDKVKFIKSEGFYKDGKSSLLREPYGATFKIGNFDFTLVLVHTIYGNNESQRKAENFKMVDVYDYFQDKDKKENDILIAGDFNLYALDESFRPLYKHKDKITYAIDPAIKTTIGTKGRANSYDNFFFSQKYTTEFTGSSGALDFSEKDPQLMRQIISDHIPVFIVVETSKDDD, from the coding sequence ATGATTTTTACTATGTTTTCTACTATGAGTTCAGCAGATGAAGCTTATATAGCAAGTTTTAATATTTTAAGACTAGGGGCTTCTGAAAAAGATATGGTTCAAACAGCAAAACTTTTACAAGGTTTTGATTTGGTAGGTTTAGTTGAAGTTATAACTAAAGAGGGGATTGAAGAATTGGTTGATGAATTAAATAGACAAAGTCCTAATACATGGGACTATCATATTTCACCTTATGGTGTTGGTTCATCTAAGTATAAAGAATATTTTGGTTATGTGTACAAAAAAGATAAGGTTAAATTTATAAAATCTGAAGGTTTCTACAAAGATGGAAAAAGTTCACTTTTAAGAGAACCTTATGGAGCTACATTTAAAATAGGTAATTTTGATTTTACTTTAGTCTTAGTTCATACAATTTATGGAAATAATGAATCTCAAAGAAAAGCAGAAAACTTTAAAATGGTTGATGTGTATGATTATTTCCAAGATAAAGATAAAAAAGAAAATGATATTTTAATAGCAGGAGATTTTAATTTATATGCACTAGATGAATCTTTTAGACCATTATATAAACATAAAGATAAAATTACTTATGCTATAGATCCAGCAATAAAAACAACTATTGGAACTAAAGGAAGAGCTAATTCTTACGATAATTTCTTCTTTAGCCAAAAGTATACAACAGAATTTACAGGTTCAAGTGGAGCTCTAGATTTTTCAGAAAAAGATCCACAACTTATGAGACAAATTATATCTGATCATATTCCAGTATTTATAGTTGTTGAAACATCAAAGGATGATGATTAA
- a CDS encoding HAD family hydrolase, whose product MIAAFFDIDGTIYRNALLIEHFKKMIKYELFKDVQYRLKVEEAYQLWDTRKGDYDDYLLDLAQLYVVAIKGLPLKYNDFISDQVLLLKGNRVYTYTREMIEWHKKEGHKVFFISGSPSFLVSRMAKKMGVDDFCGSVYEIDEETQTFSGKITKPMWDSVHKQEAIEDFIKKYDIDLSKSYAYGDTNGDYSMLSSVGNPRAINPSKELIQKIKSDENLKSKIQIIIERKNVIYKLDSNVELIEF is encoded by the coding sequence ATGATAGCAGCATTTTTTGATATAGATGGTACGATATATAGAAATGCTTTACTTATTGAACATTTTAAAAAAATGATAAAGTATGAGCTTTTTAAAGATGTTCAATATAGATTAAAAGTGGAAGAAGCATATCAACTTTGGGACACAAGAAAAGGTGATTATGATGATTATCTACTTGATCTCGCTCAATTATATGTTGTTGCCATAAAAGGCTTACCTCTTAAATACAATGATTTTATATCTGATCAAGTTTTATTATTAAAGGGGAATAGGGTCTACACATACACAAGAGAAATGATAGAATGGCATAAAAAAGAAGGACATAAAGTTTTCTTTATATCAGGAAGTCCTTCGTTTTTGGTTTCAAGAATGGCCAAAAAGATGGGAGTTGATGACTTTTGTGGTTCTGTTTATGAAATTGATGAAGAAACTCAAACGTTTTCAGGTAAAATAACTAAACCTATGTGGGATTCTGTACATAAACAAGAAGCAATAGAAGATTTTATAAAAAAATATGATATCGATTTATCTAAAAGCTATGCTTATGGTGACACTAATGGAGACTACTCTATGTTATCTTCAGTAGGTAATCCTAGAGCTATTAATCCAAGTAAAGAACTTATACAAAAAATAAAAAGTGATGAAAATTTAAAATCAAAGATCCAAATTATAATTGAAAGAAAAAATGTTATTTATAAATTAGATTCAAATGTAGAATTGATTGAATTTTAG
- a CDS encoding Rrf2 family transcriptional regulator codes for MKIKNEVRYALQIVYYLTLHRDKDIISSNEISAEENIPRLFCLRIIKKLEKAGVVKIFRGAKGGYVLTRDPKRLTFRDIIEIIDDDIVLQPCIDSSTICSTRGANCSIRLALKKIQDELLEDFDRINFHDLVEENTGLYV; via the coding sequence ATGAAAATTAAAAATGAAGTTAGATATGCTTTACAAATTGTCTATTATCTTACTTTACATAGAGATAAGGATATTATTTCATCAAATGAAATATCAGCTGAAGAAAATATTCCAAGATTATTTTGTTTACGCATAATTAAAAAATTAGAAAAAGCCGGAGTTGTAAAAATATTTAGAGGTGCAAAAGGTGGATATGTCTTAACAAGAGATCCTAAGAGACTTACTTTTAGAGATATTATAGAAATCATAGATGATGACATAGTATTACAACCTTGTATAGATAGTTCAACTATCTGTTCTACTAGAGGAGCAAACTGTTCAATCAGACTTGCACTTAAAAAAATACAAGATGAGCTATTAGAAGATTTTGATAGAATCAATTTTCATGACTTAGTTGAAGAAAATACTGGTTTATATGTATAA
- a CDS encoding holin family protein, translated as MGAFLAKIWAYFIAFVIWLIGGFDTLIMVLLGLMLIDYVTGVYAGYKLKKLNSKRAYKGIEKKLWVLALLCGASLMHKLVPDIGFRNLVGIFYCATELLSIIENAAKAGVPIPKKLRKALEQLKEEDEEKKN; from the coding sequence GTGGGGGCATTTTTAGCTAAAATATGGGCATACTTTATTGCTTTTGTGATATGGCTTATAGGAGGCTTCGACACACTTATTATGGTATTACTAGGTTTAATGTTAATTGATTATGTAACAGGAGTGTATGCAGGATATAAGTTAAAAAAATTAAATTCAAAAAGAGCATATAAAGGAATAGAAAAAAAATTATGGGTTCTAGCTTTATTATGTGGGGCTTCCTTAATGCACAAATTAGTTCCAGACATCGGATTTAGAAATTTAGTTGGGATATTCTATTGTGCAACAGAATTATTGAGCATTATAGAAAATGCTGCAAAGGCAGGAGTTCCAATTCCTAAAAAATTAAGAAAAGCTCTTGAACAGTTAAAAGAAGAAGATGAAGAAAAGAAAAATTAA
- a CDS encoding DUF1353 domain-containing protein produces the protein MEITKLITHPLSDGKRQELFQDYSYDINGYIITVPKGFITDLASVPRSFWTIFPPFGIYTPAAVIHDFLYSEYNATGINRTLSDKIFLFIMRELGVGFFKSKTMYRGVRLFGETSWKNKKCNEGYKDKAIIDMTDEAVAYYNYWHKILKIS, from the coding sequence ATGGAAATAACAAAACTAATAACACATCCATTATCTGATGGCAAAAGACAAGAGTTATTCCAAGACTATTCTTATGATATTAATGGATATATAATTACTGTCCCAAAAGGTTTTATAACTGATTTAGCTTCAGTTCCTCGCTCATTTTGGACTATATTTCCACCTTTTGGAATATATACTCCAGCAGCTGTTATCCATGATTTTCTTTATAGTGAATATAATGCAACTGGGATAAATAGAACATTATCTGATAAAATTTTTCTATTTATCATGAGAGAATTGGGAGTAGGATTTTTTAAAAGTAAGACCATGTATAGGGGAGTAAGATTATTTGGAGAAACTTCTTGGAAAAATAAAAAATGCAATGAAGGTTATAAAGATAAAGCCATAATAGATATGACTGATGAAGCTGTAGCTTATTATAATTATTGGCATAAAATTCTTAAAATAAGTTAG